Below is a genomic region from Miscanthus floridulus cultivar M001 chromosome 1, ASM1932011v1, whole genome shotgun sequence.
GTGCATCTATTCTCAGGAACGCGTTTTTTTTTTAAGCAAGGAACGCGTTATTTGACATCACTGGTCGTGTTTTTGTGggcaaagcccaagaaagatccGGTGCACCAACCATGATCCACAACATATACGAGCAATACCAGCCCAGCAAGCCTTCCAGCCGTCAAGCCGAGAGTCGAGCCGTGTTAGCTCGAGGCCCATTATCCTCGCCGGCTCGCCGCCGCTTGCTTTGTTTCCCCTTGGTGCTACGCAACTACCGCTCAGTTCAGTTGACTGCACGTCTGCTCATCCGATCTGACAGAGTCTTGCCAAGGTTCCTTCCAACACAACACCCAGCTGGACTGGGCTGGACCTCAAATCGCAACCAGCCAACAGGAATCGCAGAGGATGACAAATAACTGACAATGAATCGATCGTCTCAAATTTCTACACATCCAATTTCTCCACTCCTACAAATACTCTTCCAAGCACACACAACAAGAATCTCTAGCTCTTGccaacaacaacaagaagaagaaatcTTGTCCTGAAGAATTAATTTTACAGGAAGCTACGAAAGGAAGCAAGGCTCTGTTTAGTTGCAccccaaaatgccaaatttttcaagattttccgtcacatcgaatctttgaacgcatgcatgaaacattaaatataaataaaaaataaaactaattacatagtttagacgaaatctacgagacaaatcttttaagcctaattagactatgatggaacactaattgccaaataacaacgaaaacactacagtagtattttgccaaaaattttggcatccaaactgGCCCCAAGAAACTAGAAAGGCAGACACCAAGCAGAAATGGAGGTAGCCAGGCCACCAAGCAGAAatggctagctagctagcaccCAGACTTCTTGGCCCGGAGGATGGTGCACTTGGTCCGCTGGAACGCGGTGGCGGCGACGTCAGGGTCGACGAGCTGGAGCTGGAGCGGGCACACAACGACGAGCGGGCACTTGGCAGAGCGGCCCTTGTACTGGAGCACCGTGTCGAGCCGCATCTCCACGCCGAACTTCCCCGTGTCGTTCTCCGCCCGGAACTCGCCCACCCCGGGCTTGCTCAGCTTGATGGGCTTGTCCGCGCCGCCGACCGTCACGCGCACCGTGGCCGTCTTCCGCGGCTTGTGCTCGAACGCGGGCACGGACGCGGAGTCGTCGAAGCGGGTGCCGTTGAAGGAGAAGGTCACGGCGAGCGCGCCGTACTCGATGGCGCGGTACATGTTGGGGTTCCGGAGCGACACCGTGGCCGTCACGTTGTAGGAGACGGTGGAGTTGGACGCCGGGTCCGCGGGGGTCAGAGCAAACCGCTGCAGCACGGCGTCGTCGGCGGTGGCCTTGGGCGGGCGCACCACGCCGAAGGCGAGCACCAGGACGATGATGACGCCGCACACGACGAGGACGCCGACGGTCCAGATGGCGATCTGCGTCCAGCTGCAGTCGGAGCAGCAGCCTTCGTCGTTCTTGCCGCTGCACCAGCCCTCATAGAACGCCATGGTCGGGTGGACGCGGATCTTGCGGGGCTGGCTCTCAGAGACTGAGAGAGTTGGGTGGAAAAGGCTTCTTCCAGCTAAAAGAACTCTCTCTGTTGCGACAATCAATCGCCCCGCTCCTCACCGATTGTTATTGTTAAATAAAGAAAGAATAAAGGAGGGAGGGCCAGGGGACGACGAAGACCTGGACGCGCGAGGTCATCGCTGGACGCGGAGGAAGGAGGTCACCGGCCGCCGGACGCCGGTTGGTGGTGCACTTTACTAGAGGGCCGCGCCAGCGCCCGTGCCAGATAGGCTCCGGCGGCTGTGTGGCCTGTGGGCGGACCACCCGAGGTCTTTATAAAAAAAAAGGGAGGGGGTAATTGAAGAAGTTGTTAATTCCATATGGGCGGAGATTGTGAATAAAACACTTAAGCCCAATTACCTAACCCTTGTTTAGCTGCACCCTAATCTACCTCATTGATAAACCAGTTAATTTTTACCTTCAATCCATCCAATATACATATAGATTGGAGTGGACTGAAGTGCAATCACTAAAGAATTGAGAATGATAGTTAGTTTTTACCTTCAATCCATCCAAcatcgtcctgttcgtttggactggtttgctggtttggtgtgagagaaaaatattgtttgttgactgataagccatgtcttataagccaaatacgaccaagcgaacatgctgtatACATATAGGTATGGTATCCACGCAATCACTAAAGACTATACAACATTCAGAATCGAATGAAACAATAAGAACAAGACATTAAGCAACACAATTTCTTAAATGATAGTTCAAGGTAATCATGTCACTGAAGAATCAGATTATCCAGTGATTACTGTTTTGCAGCACATTGATTGCAAAATGTGGAATCCATTATTATTGATTCAAGTGTAGAAACATCTATCAGGTTTTTTATATGAATATTGGCTGACTCTGAGCCATAATACATCTCAATATATTATCAAATAATAAATGGCCACATCTATCAGCTAAAAAGGTTAGCAAATATAAAATCTGCTGTACTGAAACAAGTGCAAAAGGATGGCTGCTTGTGCTTTCTTCAACAGCCACATCTCTTCTTAACTAGAATGAAGGATCTATTGCTGAATCTTCAAGACAGGAAAGGCAATAACATCCCTTATGCTAGAAGAgtttgtcaaaagcattactaacCGGTCGATACCAAGGCCCTGAGGTAAGTTCTACAAAAATTAGTCACAGAAGACATAGGTTCTCAATAAATAATTAGCAGTTCCAAGAACATTAGCAAATTAGCAGTCGTGAAAATAAACAATTTAATCAGTCATACCATTCCTGACGCTGGTGGCATTCCGTATTCTAATGAAGTCAAGAAGTCTTCATCTAAAGAAACTTCATAGGAATAATCATCATCTCCTTCACCTTCAGTAGATTTGACCTCCTTAGCCATTGCAGCACGCTTAGCATTGTGctgttttatttgattttcaaAACGGTTCCTCTGCAATAAAGATAAAATGCACATATGAAATTAAAATGGCCAAGAAGCATGTATGTGATTTCCATCTATCTTAATGATCACCTAAATAACATATTCCAGGTGCTCTGGGGGAATTTTGAGCTATAATATGGTGCTACATCACAGACAGACTGTTGGAAGTTAACCAACCACCTTGGTTTGCCTTTGTTTTCATTTCAAGTACAGCCCACATTAGATGCCAGTGGAACAAAGAGAATTTTGAAGAAACAGAAAATGTTCGTAATGGTAGACCATTCTATACCACACATCCACAATGTAATTTTACAGATTGGCAACTGAAATAGTGTCAAATGCGTAAAATTCCAAATACTCAATATTTGATACTCTTTACAGAACTTCACAAAGAAATGCTACAAATGATGGCACTTAGGCATGCAGTAAGAAGCCAGGACATTCTTACCTGATCAATTGGGTCTGTGAGCTCAGAAAACGCATTGCCAATCTCACGGCCACAAATGAAAAGTTCGAATCTCTCAGTAAGGCCAACATGACTACAGCAAGAGGAAAAAATTACTGAGGTGAATACAAAAGGTCATAACATAATGACATGCACCAAGACTCTAACTAaacaaataaaatagaaaaacagTTCATTTGTACTGAAAGGTCCCTAGCATCCAGTAACATATATTACATAATAAACAGTGTAGCATGTGTCAGAAACCAAAacatttttatcttgtggcctttAGCAGAGTTTGCAGAATAAAGACAACGGTTTCTAAAATATGTGTGTTTGTGCACACAATTTTCCATTCATAGAGTTGCTTGTACCAAAAAAAAAGGTTGAAATAATGAACTTTTGACTTCAAAGTGTCCTTAATAAAAAATATTTCAACATTGACTGTTGATTCTTTTATGGCATGGTATCATTAACCACAAAAATGGCATAAAATATTGTCACTAAACCTATATCATTTGAATCTCAAAATATGTGGGTGCCATGCAAAATGAAATAGGAGTATTTACCTCCGATGTGGTTTTGCCAATGGTGATATCTCAACTGGGTAGTCAAGGACAAATGTTGGTTGTACAAGAGTAGATTCAACAAAAGTCTCAAAAACCTGGCCATGAGATGTAAAATTGTTAAATGAGGTTCATGAGCTAAAACAACCAAGTTTCAACCAACCAAATGAAACTTAGAACACTAAGACAATTAAACCTTGCAGTTCAAGATTTTAAGTAGATAATACAAAATGACTGGATGTTCAATG
It encodes:
- the LOC136496519 gene encoding uncharacterized protein; translated protein: MAFYEGWCSGKNDEGCCSDCSWTQIAIWTVGVLVVCGVIIVLVLAFGVVRPPKATADDAVLQRFALTPADPASNSTVSYNVTATVSLRNPNMYRAIEYGALAVTFSFNGTRFDDSASVPAFEHKPRKTATVRVTVGGADKPIKLSKPGVGEFRAENDTGKFGVEMRLDTVLQYKGRSAKCPLVVVCPLQLQLVDPDVAATAFQRTKCTILRAKKSGC